A window of Poecilia reticulata strain Guanapo linkage group LG7, Guppy_female_1.0+MT, whole genome shotgun sequence genomic DNA:
taaaggYTCAGGGTGGCATTCCTAYAAACCTGATCAGCCTGTCATCAGTCCACTAATGGTGAAAGTTACATAYGTGGAAACATTGATGGTGATGTGCAGAATGTCTCTACAgtgtctgaaatgtttcagtgaaCTATATTTAAGGTGCAGGTCCTGTCTGGGTGTACGTTGTACAACCTCGTCCCTCCACTGAAACAACCATCCAGTAGGACTTCCATTTGGTCGTCATGGCGATCCAGCCCATTAACCATCCTGTCCTGTCSTCTAGCTCTGGAGGCGGCTCGTATCTGTGCTAACAAGTACATGGTGAAGACCTGYGGTAAAGATGGCTTCCACATCCGCATGCGCCTGCATCCCTTCCACGTCATCCGCATCAACAAAATGTTGTCCTGTGCCGGAGCTGATAGgtgatgacacacacacacacactttatttGTGCTCAGTGTGTGGAGGATTCTTGTCTGATCGTTGCTGTTGTTCCAGGCTCCAGACTGGGATGCGCGGTGCGTTCGGCAAACCCCAGGGCACCGTGGCCCGGGTGCACATCGGCCAGGTCATCATGTCTGTGAGGACCAAGGCTCAGAACAAGGAGCATGTGGTGGAGGCTCTGCGCAGAGCCAAGTTCAAGTTCCCCGGACGCCAAAAggtaaagaggaaaaaaaactggaatcGTGTGAGAATTTGAACTCTGCAGCTTATTAAGCCGACCAGTTCCTCTGCCGTGTGGTTCTGGTGTGCAAAGGCTGCAGACAGCAACTCTCTGGTTGTGTATGTCCTCAGCTGGGAGGTGCTGAGTGCTTTAAGGGACCACTGAGACAaacatgtcattgtttttactgCCTAATTTTGCCGTTGAGCTGTACTAACACATCGTCACTCTGACCTGCAGATCCACATTTCCAAGAAGTACGGCTTCACCAARTTCAACGCCTGCGACTTCGACGACATGATGGCTGAGAAGCGCCTGATCCCTGATGGCTGCGGGGTGAAGTACATGCCCAGCAGAGGGCCCCTGTCCCACTGGAAGGCCCTTCACGCCAACTAATCCTCCTGCACACGTCCTGTGAGCCGGAAACCAATAAATGGCTTTGACTACAAAATGAATGTTGTGGTTGGTTTTTTGTTAAAGTGAGATCCACAGTTACAGAGCAGACTTCATKKGAATGAAACCAAACTTCTAACTAATGTTAACTTGTGCCTGGTTTACTTGACATATTTAACTGATGGCTGTATGTATAAATACACCAGATCTCTAGGCTGTTATGAGTAAAATTTCACAGAATATTGTATAAGAATTAGCAATGTAAACTGAGCAAAGTAAATGGAGACTGGTTGTCCATAGCAGGGTAAAATGCTGCTTGTGGATATTCTGGATCAGTATCTACATTAAAGCAGTAGTCGTCTCAAAGATGAGCTAGTTTTACAGGAAATCAAATGTTTCTAGTGTTCACAGCCTAACGGGTTCTTTTTCCTCAAGACTCAACTGGAACCCAGTGAACAAGAATAGAAACTGCAGTGGGAATCAGATGAActaaaaacttgcattttttgcTGGRaaattttcagtaaaaatttcttttaaaacttgCACTTGCTTCATTGTAATGGTTTCGTGAAACAAGGCATGGTGAGGTTGCATGAGTCTCAAggagcatttctgtttttacattagagaaattagattatttttaaggaaGTCTGAATGAAGGCTTttaagtttcacattttctaccAGCTTTTTAAAGGCAGTTTTTNGATATTCTGGATCAGTATCTACATTAAAGCAGTAGTCGTCTCAAAGATGAGCTAGTTTTACAGGAAATCAAATGTTTCTAGTGTTCACAGCCTAACGGGTTCTTTTTCCTCAAGACTCAACTGGAACCCAGTGAACAAGAATAGAAACTGCAGTGGGAATCAGATGAActaaaaacttgcattttttgcTGGRaaattttcagtaaaaatttcttttaaaacttgCACTTGCTTCATTGTAATGGTTTCGTGAAACAAGGCATGGTGAGGTTGCATGAGTCTCAAggagcatttctgtttttacattagagaaattagattatttttaaggaaGTCTGAATGAAGGCTTttaagtttcacattttctaccAGCTTTTTAAaggcagttttttgtttttgtttttgaagatgcCTTTCTTAAAAAAGGTCCAAATATGCCTCCACCATATATTACATGTTGGATGAGatgcttttaaatgttcaaaatgttataCAGTAAATGACAAGTCTTTGCTACAAAAAACCCAATAAGatgttattaaatatattaaacattgattcttttaaataaaatgtttttctactgATTCTTTCRATCCCAGGATCTAGtttacatttcttcatttaattCCTTTTTGATGGAATTTCAACTTTCTAGAAGCTTTSAAGATCATTTCAATTGTAGCAAAGCCAATCAGTGGTGATGAATGAGGTTGATTCATGTTGCTGATCTTggtcaactttttatttaaattatttctagCATGGTTTGCTTTCAGAAGTTGGTCAGCAGAGTCCATCTGTCATATATCAGCACAGCTCCAGATGTATTCCTGTCCTCAGAGGATTgctgtgaacaaacagcatcatgaagacacAGAAACTCGGGTCAGGGAGAAGGTAGAAAGTTCCAACCAAGTTTGATTCTAAAAGCGATTTGGTCTGTGATGGCTGGAGCCTCAGAGGTTCACAGCTCAGCTGGAGAGTCTGCTGACGGGACTATTTTAAGATTCTCATGTCAATTCCTCATGATTYCATCTATTTTAtgaagtgcaccagttcctcctgcagcagaaMagccccacaacatgatgctgccaccattcTTCAGTTATGAAGTGGTCAACTAGTTCCATCAGACCACAGGACATGTCTCCAGAGATGAAGATTTTTGTCCCTATGTGCATCTGCAAACGGCCTTCTTTGTTTCCGTTAAAGGCTTCTTCCTCACTGAGTGACCGTTCAGCCCATGTCAGTACAGGAcatttcactgtggataatgacGCTGTCTCACCAGCCATATAGTTATAAAGAGACTCGAGGGAACAAAAGGTGTtgaaacatctgaaaattgttCCCAGAACTGAACCAGACTGGTGCTCCTCCTGATTCTCTTCCTGACATCTTGGCTGATTTCTTCTAACTTTCTCATCTTGTCAAACCAGAAATCAGAGAGTTCCAGGTGTGGCCTTCAAATAAATCCACAGGNNNNNNNNNNNNNNNNNNNNNNNNNNNNNNNNNNNNNNNNNNNNNNNNNNNNNNNNNNNNNNNNNNNNNNNNNNNNNNNNNNNNNNNNNNNNNNNNNNNNNNNNNNNNNNNNNNNNNNNNNNNNNNNNNNNNNNNNNNNNNNNNNNNNNNNNNNNNNNNNNNNNNNNNNNNNNNNNNNNNNNNNNNNNNNNNNNNNNNNNNNNNNNNNNNNNNNNNNNNNNNNNNNNNNNNNNNNNNNNNNNNNNNNNNNNNNNNNNNNNNNNNNNNNNNNNNNNNNNNNNNNNNNNNNNNNNNNNNNNNNNNNNNNNNNNNNNNNNNNNNNNNNNNNNNNNNNNNNNNNNNNNNNNNNNNNNNNNNNNNNNNNNNNNNNNNNNNNNNNNNNNNNNNNNNNNNNNNNNNNNNNNNNNNNNNNNNNNNNNNNNNNNNNNNNNNNNNNNNNNNNNNNNNNNNNNNNNNNNNNNNNNNNNNNNNNNNNNNNNNNNNNNNNNNNNNNNNNNNNNNNNNNNNNNNNNNNNNNNNNNNNNNNNNNNNNNNNNNNNNNNNNNNNNNNNNNNNNNNNNNNNNNNNNNNNNNNNNNNNNNNNNNNNNNNNNNNNNNNNNNNNNNNNNNNNNNNNNNNNNNNNNNNNNNNNNNNNNNNNNNNNNNNNNNNNNNNNNNNNNNNNNNNNNNNNNNNNNNNNNNNNNNNNNNNNNNNNNNNNNNNNNNNNNNNNNNNNNNNNNNNNNNNNNNNNNNNNNNNNNNNNNNNNNNNNNNNNNNNNNNNNNNNNNNNNNNNNNNNNNNNNNNNNNNNNNNNNNNNNNNNNNNNNNNNNNNNNNNNNNNNNNNNNNNNNNNNNNNNNNNNNNNNNNNNNNNNNNNNNNNNNNNNNNNNNNNNNNNNNNNNNNNNNNNNNNNNNNNNNNNNNNNNNNNNNNNNNNNNNNNNNNNNNNNNNNNNNNNNNNNNNNNNNNNNNNNNNNNNNNNNNNNNNNNNNNNNNNNNNNNNNNNNNNNNNNNNNNNNNNNNNNNNNNNNNNNNNNNNNNNNNNNNNNNNNNNNNNNNNNNNNNNNNNNNNNNNNNNNNNNNNNNNNNNNNNNNNNNNNNNNNNNNNNNNNNNNNNNNNNNNNNNNNNNNNNNNNNNNNNNNNNNNNNNNNNNNNNNNNNNNNNNNNNNNNNNNNNNNNNNNNNNNNNNNNNNNNNNNNNNNNNNNNNNNNNNNNNNNNNNNNNNNNNNNNNNNNNNNNNNNNNNNNNNNNNNNNNNNNNNNNNNNNNNNNNNNNNNNNNNNNNNNNNNNNNNNNNNNNNNNNNNNNNNNNNNNNNNNNNNNNNNNNNNNNNNNNNNNNNNNNNNNNNNNNNNNNNNNNNNNNNNNNNNNNNNNNNNNNNNNNNNNNNNNNNNNNNNNNNNNNNNNNNNNNNNNNNNNNNNNNNNNNNNNNNNNNNNNNNNNNNNNNNNNNNNNNNNNNNNNNNNNNNNNNNNNNNNNNNNNNNNNNNNNNNAACCTGTAGGAGCAAAATACGTGCTTTTatcttaacagagctctgtggttcctcctgctAGTCTACAATTTCTCATattgaggtcatcaaaccaaatttcagatctaccaTAACTGACTGATACCTGCTAGCCCAATTTTTGCAACCaacttctgactgagaaaccagtaacctcctcccagtgtcagaatctYgctgaggaagaaactgcattARGTCTGCTATAATTGATGtgtatttgcaaataaaataagttaatgGAGTTGcatttacaatttttatatCTCYGTGTCATGTAGTAGATCTCAGCTGGCTGGTGatagaaaaagtagatcttggtctCAAAAAGTTTTGGCAGCCCTGTTCTATGTRTTCAGGAGATGGgcaacatctctgcagaccccacacatcctggacctGGACACAAGCAGTTCAGACTTTTACCTCTAGGTCAGCAAGTCAGAGAGCTGTCTGCAAACAACAGTTGCCTCAGAGACGGTTTCTACCTACAGCCAGtcacaaatattttactgacaCAACTTCTGCTTTGTCCATTGCGAAAAGatctttttgtctgtctttacaagacagattaaaaaacttcaattttttttttttacgtctttattgaaagcaaaactgaactgtttagttttccttttgaacttttcctgtttttttccccctaatatTCATCTTATCTCCTTACAGTCCCTGCGACACAAGAAGCAAGAACAGGTAAGAGATTGCTTGCTAAGCTTATAACAGGATCATATTAATTTGGACAAAACTTGTTGCGTAGCTGTGATCAGGAGTTGAATGCAGAAATATGTTTCGTCTCGTCAACAAAGAAACATGAAGTTCTGACGGAAGCTCTGAGTCTCTCAGAAAACACGAAGTTACTGCAAACTTCTAACCACAGTTAATGTTTACACCCAAAACTTCACTGATCCAGAACCTCTCAGCTGTAGATCATCCGATATTACTTTTAAGCATTTGTTAAACATATCTTTCAATAAGGCtgcatttctgtattaaaaaaaaaaaaaatttattggtTAGATtagatattctaattttaaatgtcatgccTTAGTTAATAATGAGCAGAAAATCGTTTTAATTAACAGATATGAAGGTTTTCAAGTATTcatttgtgtgtaattaatctatatgtAGTTTCATAAAACTCCTGAAATTAATTGACTTTTCAACagtattctaatttattgaaaggGTGTTTAGTGCATTCTCTTTCACAACGCAAAGAGGAAATGATCCATTCACACTAATTTGAGGATCAAACTGTTGAAATGAAGGACATTGTTCAatataaagccttaaaatatatatattttaaggctttgttggctctagtggcctttatttgatagtgaattggcaggaaagtgggtaatgcaAGAYATGGTCGGKWATCGAACCGGCGACAGCCGCGCCACCACGRCGCTCCTTGTTCCAGGTTTTTGTTCAGTCAAATCTATGTGAACGTCATTGTGCATTCAGGTGTTCTGAGTTCATatctccagcagggggcgcatGTTAAATTTCACATCCATCTGTACCTTCTTATCCATGTAGGGTCAGGCTGCTAGATAATACGTAAGACTGCGAAAATGGTTCATCTTTCCCTTTCTTTCTAAACACGCTGAAAGTAAAGATAGYATGTGGTCATGTCTTAGTTTCTATTTGYTGTGACGTATTTGTAAACCAAACACTGTGTCTCCGTCTCCAGCTGTAAGCTATGASGTCCGTGTTCCTCCTGCTGTCCCTCCTGCTGGCTGTGGTTGATGTTCAAGGAGGATCAGAGTTCAGAATCTGTGCCTTCAACCTTCATCATTTCGGGGAATCCAAATCTAACAAGAATGACATCATGATAACTCTGGCCAGGGTGAGGACTTGGTTGTGCTGTTGCGATATTATGATAGTGTAATATTTCCACACTAAGTGTCCTTCAAGAAAATCTAAAgtgcttgaaaataaaatataatactgATCTTAACATTTTCCTTGTGATTGCTACAGTTTTACTGTAGCTTGACATTAAATTGGATGCAGTTTGCTTTTATAAACGACACTGGATTCAAAtggaaaatttatttattttaactttttttttcatagagacaaacttgaaaacatttttagaaatgcgttctaaaaatgaaaacatttttagagctTCGATGAAGAAAGGTTTGTGTCAGCCTTAGATGCTGTATAATTTTCCAACACAGAGAATCTTGACATCTAATGACATCTAATGATCCTCTTACCAGCTTGGCTTCATAATTGAAAGTGATATGCTATGAAATTGAATTGATATAACGGAAATAGTCAAAAACTTAACACCGGCTTCAAGGTCAGTAGGCTAAGTGTTTACTGATTGAGAAGTAACTTTCTTAACTTCTCAACACCAATTTAGATGCAAAAAGATCCAGTTGagatttttttgcagtgttgtttGTACTTTCTCCCTGAGCataatgtagatttttttttctgtaggtATATTTCGGTGAGGTTAGACCCTGTGAATTTGGCTGCCTCCGCCTCTGGTGGACGGGTGATGTGGGCAGGAACACCCGTCAGTGTCCACACCAAGCTGTAACTCTGCTGCTTCCCGTCTGTTTCAGATAATTACTCGTTGTGACGTGTGTTTGCTTCAGGAGGTCAGAGACCGTAAAGGAACAGCCGTATCAAAGCTGCTCCAAACGATCAGAAGGTTAGTGAACCAACTGGCTGACTTATTTTCTTACTAACAATATTAGTAAAAATAGTTGGATCTACTTTATCTGTTGGTTATTCAGATATGACACGAGGAACMAGTATGACCTTTTGGCCAGTGAGAGGCTGGGCAGGAAAGAGTCATATCAGGAGCAGTATGTGTTCGTCTACAGGTAAGCTGCGCTGCTTCATGCTCCAACGTACTACAACTTGTTGCACACAGAAACATTGCGCCTTTCTTTATCTGAATGCATGCAGGACCAACACTGTGGAGGTTGCTGGTCAGTATCAGTACCCAGACAATCTGCCAGGAGATGAAGATGCTTTCTCCAGAGAACCTTTTGTTGTTCGCTTCAAAGCCCCAAAKACctgtgagtttgtttgttttttgYTTTAGACATTTATTACcgtacactttttttttctccatccttCTTTATTTTCCCTTCTGCCTGTTTCCAGCTATACAGGAGTTTGTTCTCATCCCTCAACACACCACTCCGGTTAACGCCACTAAAGAGCTGGATGCCCTGTATGACGTTCTGCAGAAAGTAAGAAGGATGTGGAAAACTGAGGTAAAGGCTAATGCCGCTCATTGCCGAAGAACGGTTTGAATCTGCTGCAATCGATAAATCTTGYGTGATTCTGAATGTTACGCGAGCAGAACGTGATGCTTCTCGGGGACTTCAACGCCGACTGCGGCTACCTGGCCAAGAAGAACCGGAACAAAGTGCGTCTGATTACAGACAGGAACCTCCATTGGCTGATAGGAGAGAACACCGACACCACGGTGAAGCACAGCACGTCCTGCTCCTACGACAGGTGAACTGCTGGTTTAATCTGCTCACACAACAAAACTCatcccttgtttttttttttttNNNNNNNNNNNNNNNNNNNNNNNNNNNNNNNNNNNNNNNNNNNNNNNNNNNNNNNNNNNNNNNNNNNNNNNNNNNNNNNNNNNNNNNNNNNNNNNNNNNNNNNNNNNNNNNNNNNNNNNNNNNNNNNNNNNNNNNNNNNNNNNNNNNNNNNNNNNNNNNNNNNNNNNNNNNNNNNNNNNNNNNNNNNNNNNNNNNNNNNNNNNNNNNNNNNNNNNNNNNNNNNNNNNNNNNNNNNNNNNNNNNNNNNNNNNNNNNNNNNNNNNNNNNNNNNNNNNNNNNNNNNNNNNNNNNNNNNNNNNNNNNNNNNNNNNNNNNNNNNNNNNNNNNNNNNNNNNNNNNNNNNNNNNNNNNNNNNNNNNNNNNNNNNNNNNNNNNNNNNNNNNNNNNNNNNNNNNNNNNNNNNNNNNNNNNNNNNNNNNNNNNNNNNNNNNNNNNNNNNNNNNNNNNNNNNNNNNNNNNNNNNNNNNNNNNNNNNNNNNNNNNNNNNNNNNNNNNNNNNNNNNNNNNNNNNNNNNNNNNNNNNNNNNNNNNNNNNNNNNNNNNNNNNNNNNNNNNNNNNNNNNNNNNNNNNNNNNNNNNNNNNNNNNNNNNNNNNNNNNNNNNNNNNNNNNNNNNNNNNNNNNNNNNNNNNNNNNNNNNNNNNNNNNNNNNNNNNNNNNNNNNNNNNNNNNNNNNNNNNNNNNNNNNNNNNNNNNNNNNNNNNNNNNNNNNNNNNNNNNNNNNNNNNNNNNNNNNNNNNNNNNNNNNNNNNNNNNNNNNNNNNNNNNNNNNNNNNNNNNNNNNNNNNNNNNNNNNNNNNNNNNNNNNNNNNNNNNNNNNNNNNNNNNNNNNNNNNNNNNNNNNNNNNNNNNNNNNNNNNNNNNNNNNNNNNNNNNNNNNNNNNNNNNNNNNNNNNNNNNNNNNNNNNNNNNNNNNNNNNNNNNNNNNNNNNNNNNNNNNNNNNNNNNNNNNNNNNNNNNNNNNNNNNNNNNNNNNNNNNNNNNNNNNNNNNNNNNNNNNNNNNNNNNNNNNNNNNNNNNNNNNNNNNNNNNNNNNNNNNNNNNNNNNNNNNNNNNNNNNNNNNNNNNNNNNNNNNNNNNNNNNNNNNNNNNNNNNNNNNNNNNNNNNNNNNNNNNNNNNNNNNNNNNNNNNNNNNNNNNNNNNNNNNNNNNNNNNNNNNNNNNNNNNNNNNNNNNNNNNNNNNNNNNNNNNNNNNNNNNNNNNNNNNNNNNNNNNNNNNNNNNNNNNNNNNNNNNNNNNNNNNNNNNNNNNNNNNNNNNNNNNNNNNNNNNNNNNNNNNNNNNNNNNNNNNNNNNNNNNNNNNNNNNNNNNNNNNNNNNNNNNNNNNNNNNNNNNNNNNNNNNNNNNNNNNNNNNNNNNNNNNNNNNNNNNNNNNNNNNNNNNNNNNNNNNNNNNNNNNNNNNNNNNNNNNNNNNNNNNNNNNNNNNNNNNNNNNNNNNNNNNNNNNNNNNNNNNNNNNNNNNNNNNNNNNNNNNNNNNNNNNNNNNNNNNNNNNNNNNNNNNNNNNNNNNNNNNNNNNNNNNNNNNNNNNNNNNNNNNNNNNNNNNNNNNNNNNNNNNNNNNNNNNNNNNNNNNNNNNNNNNNNNNNNNNNNNNNNNNNNNNNNNNNNNNNNNNNNNNNNNNNNNNNNNNNNNNNNNNNNNNNNNNNNNNNNNNNNNNNNNNNNNNNNNNNNNNNNNNNNNNNNNNNNNNNNNNNNNNNNNNNNNNNNNNNNNNNNNNNNNNNNNNNNNNNNNNNNNNNNNNNNNNNNNNNNNNNNNNNNNNNNNNNNNNNNNNNNNNNNNNNNNNNNNNNNNNNNNNNNNNNNNNNNNNNNNNNNNNNNNNNNNNNNNNNNNNNNNNNNNNNNNNNNNNNNNNNNNNNNNNNNNNNNNNNNNNNNNNNNNNNNNNNNNNNNNNNNNNNNNNNNNNNNNNNNNNNNNNNNNNNNNNNNNNNNNNNNNNNNNNNNNNNNNNNNNNNNNNNGTGAGACAGGCGTGACTTGATGCGGCTGTTTGTGAGCGCTTGTCAGGTTTCCGTTTGTCCCTCTGTTTGTGATGTTGAGAATTTGAATCATCTCCCACAAGTTCAGGCTGTGGTTGCGGCTGTGAAGGCTYTGGTTCTCTGAGGTCAGGAGGTCAGGAACGGTGATCCTCCTGGTGGAGCTGTTGGAAGCTGTGGTGTTCTTCTCATAGTTGGGTGGATATATGGAATAAATGTGGTAGCTGCCTGTGTGGGTGCAGAGAGAGCGAGCAGACAAACATMCAATTGATTCATGTTCACCTTAGCAAGAAACAACATAGTTTGCTAGCAAACARAACACGACATCACAGWCAAGCCTGGAGAWTRRTTCTCAGCTGGGACTGACCGAATACAAGCCAGACGAAAATCAAGAATAACAGGATGGTGAAGAAGACGACCCAGGTGTTGTGACTCTGCGCTGCTGGAGAGAGGAGCTTCAGCAGGGCGATCAGGGCCATCATCAGCAGGACCAAGATCCCAAACACCATCATATAAACTGGAACAACTGGTCCTGCTGGACACTCGTGTATGTAAAGGGcacctgttaaaaaaaatactgatgttaaATTTCATCATAAACTACAACCATCAAGGACTTGTCAAAGTCTGTGACACTGTGTATATGAAGTAGAAAGAgttgaattatattttttagaatcATGTCTAAATTATATCAGAATCACTGGCAGAATAATACCGAGTAGAAAGCAGCTGATGATCAAGAACAACGTTGAAATGGAAACTCTTAATCAAGGCGTCTTTCAGAGATCACAAAACAGACTGGCGGCTTCAAAGAATTTTATGGAAAAATTGGCTACAAAAGAAAGGTTTTCCACCATTACATCATGTTCATGTTCATTCACAAACACATACTGAGCAATAATGCAGTCACTGCTCAGGAAAAGCTTCCAACAAGTACGGTTTTGTTAACTAACACTAGCATGCCACGCTTTCACCTTCTGTTTGCTTCTTTCACTTCAATCTGAGCATCCTAACACCAGGGGGCGTTGTGGAGCAAATGATTCCTGCTTAAATTAAGGCTGACAGTAAAtccaaagttaattttttttgaggATTATTGTCATTCGTACGGCAACACCGCATCACTCTGTCTGAAAATTAGAGTCAGTACTTCATCTCATCAAGGTCATNNNNNNNNNNNNNNNNNNNNNNNNNNNNNNNNNNNNNNNNNNNNNNNNNNNNNNNNNNNNNNNNNNNNNNNNNNNNNNNNNNNNNNNNNNNNNNNNNNNNNNNNNNNNNNNNNNNNNNNNNNNNNNNNNNNNNNNNNNNNNNNNNNNNNNNNNNNNNNNNNNNNNNNNNNNNNNNNNNNNNNNNNNNNNNNNNNNNNNNNNNNNNNNNNNNNNNNNNNNNNNNNNNNNNNNNNNNNNNNNNNNNNNNNNNNNNNNNNNNNNNNNNNNNNNNNNNNNNNNNNNNNNNNNNNNNNNNNNNNNNNNNNNNNNNNNNNNNNNNNNNNNNNNNNNNNNNNNNNNNNNNNNNNNNNNNNNNNNNNNNNNNNNNNNNNNNNNNNNNNNNNNNNNNNNNNNNNNNNNNNNNNNNNNNNNNNNNNNNNNNNNNNNNNNNNNNNNNNNNNNNNNNNNNNNNNNNNNNNNNNNNNNNNNNNNNNNNNNNNNNNNNNNNNNNNNNNNNNNNNNNNNNNNNNNNNNNNNNNNNNNNNNNNNNNNNNNNNNNNNNNNNNNNNNNNNNNNNNNNNNNNNNNNNNNNNNNNNNNNNNNNNNNNNNNNNNNNNNNNNNNNNNNNNNNNNNNNNNNNNNNNNNNNNNNNNNNNNNNNNNNNNNNNNNNNNNNNNNNNNNNNNNNNNNNNNNNNNNNNNNNNNNNNNNNNNNNNNNNNNNNNNNNNNNNNNNNNNNNNNNNNNNNNNNNNNNNNNNNNNNNNNNNNNNNNNNNNNNNNNNNNNNNNNNNNNNNNNNNNNTTTTATTGTTACAATACAACTCTAAAATCTCTGTATTGCCCACTCAAACATTCCAGTATATGCAGTGAATTTTTTGTCCTACCAAGAATGGAAAGTAATGTTTCATAGCAACATCCAATGATCTACTGGTTGATTAAAGATTTCACTTCCCAGTGCAGTACTTCCCGGCACTGTTTGTCACTTCAAATTAGATACAACAGAAAGGTGGCCGGTCTAGGTGTGGCGACAGTGATACGCCTGAGGAATAACAAATTATGCAGACATATCCATCAGTTGTAAGTTcagtaaaaaaacacacaaaaagtaCCTTCCAGGGCAGGGAAATGTgtttgaaacaaacacaaagtacaagTTTGAATAGAAAATAATGTCTGACTTACCCAAAGCAATCTGAACAACGGGGAGCGCAGCTAGAATGAGGAAGGCGCATCCTAAACACCAGACAGGAGTTCTTGTCAGTACATCACGTTGCTCCGTATTTTTCCAGGATCTTTACAGCTCTTACCTGCTATACACACACCAGCACCGACAACGCCGCACAGACAGTTCCCCCGAAACGCACCTGCCATTGTGTYAAACAGAATATAAAATTACASTGGAGCTAGTAAGCTGCTCGCTACAGCGATGGCAGGCAGCTTGATGTCTGC
This region includes:
- the rpl10 gene encoding large ribosomal subunit protein uL16; this encodes MGRRPARCYRYCKNKPYPKSRFCRGVPDPKIRIFDLGRKKAKVDEFPLCAHMVSDEYEQLSSEALEAARICANKYMVKTCGKDGFHIRMRLHPFHVIRINKMLSCAGADRLQTGMRGAFGKPQGTVARVHIGQVIMSVRTKAQNKEHVVEALRRAKFKFPGRQKIHISKKYGFTKFNACDFDDMMAEKRLIPDGCGVKYMPSRGPLSHWKALHAN
- the dnase1l1 gene encoding deoxyribonuclease-1-like 1, producing MXSVFLLLSLLLAVVDVQGGSEFRICAFNLHHFGESKSNKNDIMITLARIITRCDVCLLQEVRDRKGTAVSKLLQTIRRYDTRNXYDLLASERLGRKESYQEQYVFVYRTNTVEVAGQYQYPDNLPGDEDAFSREPFVVRFKAPXTSIQEFVLIPQHTTPVNATKELDALYDVLQKVRRMWKTENVMLLGDFNADCGYLAKKNRNKVRLITDRNLHWLIGENTDTTVKHSTSCSYDR